From Vibrio aerogenes, a single genomic window includes:
- the glpK gene encoding glycerol kinase GlpK, translating to MNEPEYVVALDQGTTSSRAVVFDKNANIVSVSQREFQQIYPEAGWVEHDPMEIYATQSATLIESLGKSGIRSDQIAAIGLTNQRETTIVWNKETGKPVYNAIVWQCRRTTGICEALKQQGLDKYIRENTGLLLDPYFSGTKIKWILDNVQGAREDAEAGRLLFGTVDSWLVWNMTQGRIHVTDFTNASRTMLFNINTLSWDTRLLDALDIPLSMMPEVKSSSEIYGQTNIGGKGGTRIPIAGIAGDQQAALFGQMCVHAGEAKNTYGTGCFLLMNTGKEKVNSSHGLLTTIACGPSGEPVYALEGSVFMGGASVQWLRDEMKLLDDAKDSEYFATQVDSSGGVYVVPAFTGLGAPYWDAYARGSIVGLTRGSNANHIIRATLESIAYQTRDVLDAMQADSKIRLCALRVDGGAVANNFLMQFQADVLDTEVHRPKMTEVTALGAAYLAGLGVGFWQSLDELKGKAELDRTFMPHHDEEKRNRRYQGWKRAVHSVQAWAKFSDDV from the coding sequence ATGAATGAACCAGAATATGTCGTCGCATTAGATCAGGGGACAACAAGCTCCCGTGCGGTTGTATTTGATAAAAATGCAAATATTGTGAGTGTATCTCAGCGTGAATTTCAGCAAATTTATCCTGAAGCAGGCTGGGTTGAACACGACCCGATGGAGATTTATGCAACCCAGAGTGCAACATTAATTGAATCGCTTGGGAAGTCAGGCATCAGAAGCGATCAAATTGCAGCAATTGGGCTGACGAATCAGCGTGAGACGACGATTGTCTGGAACAAAGAAACCGGCAAACCTGTGTATAATGCCATTGTTTGGCAGTGCCGACGTACCACGGGGATTTGTGAAGCCCTGAAGCAGCAGGGACTGGATAAATATATCCGGGAGAATACAGGTTTGCTGCTGGATCCTTACTTTTCCGGTACAAAAATTAAATGGATTCTGGATAACGTTCAGGGTGCCAGAGAAGATGCAGAAGCGGGGCGTCTGTTGTTTGGTACCGTGGATTCCTGGTTGGTATGGAATATGACACAAGGCCGGATTCATGTGACGGATTTTACCAACGCATCGCGCACCATGCTGTTTAATATCAATACGTTGAGCTGGGACACCAGACTACTTGATGCGCTGGATATTCCTCTTTCTATGATGCCAGAAGTCAAATCTTCCTCTGAAATTTACGGTCAAACTAATATTGGCGGGAAAGGGGGAACCCGAATTCCAATCGCGGGTATTGCCGGCGATCAACAGGCGGCACTGTTTGGTCAGATGTGTGTTCATGCCGGAGAAGCGAAAAATACTTATGGTACCGGATGCTTTCTCCTGATGAATACCGGTAAAGAAAAAGTGAATTCTTCTCACGGGTTATTAACGACGATTGCTTGCGGACCTTCAGGTGAGCCGGTTTATGCGCTGGAAGGATCTGTCTTTATGGGAGGCGCGTCTGTTCAGTGGTTACGGGATGAAATGAAGTTACTGGATGACGCGAAAGATTCAGAATATTTTGCAACTCAGGTTGATTCTTCCGGCGGTGTTTATGTTGTGCCTGCATTTACCGGGTTAGGCGCGCCATACTGGGATGCTTACGCCCGGGGCTCGATTGTTGGTTTAACCCGGGGAAGCAATGCAAATCATATCATTCGTGCCACTTTAGAAAGTATTGCTTATCAAACCAGAGATGTGCTTGATGCGATGCAGGCTGATTCAAAAATCCGGCTGTGTGCACTACGGGTTGACGGGGGAGCGGTAGCGAATAATTTCCTGATGCAGTTTCAGGCTGATGTGCTGGATACTGAAGTTCATCGCCCTAAAATGACGGAAGTCACGGCTCTGGGCGCTGCTTATCTTGCAGGTTTGGGGGTTGGCTTCTGGCAGAGTCTGGATGAATTGAAGGGGAAAGCTGAACTCGACCGGACATTTATGCCACACCATGACGAGGAGAAGAGAAACCGTCGTTATCAAGGCTGGAAGCGTGCCGTTCACAGTGTTCAGGCATGGGCAAAATTCAGCGATGATGTATAA
- a CDS encoding DeoR/GlpR family transcriptional regulator, which yields MKQIPRHQKITELVKKQGYVSTDELVEHFQVSPQTIRRDLNELAEMNQIRRYHGGATMPLSSENTSYSLRKSQNFSEKDHIAEALVRHIPDQATLFIDIGTTPEAVARALIKNHKQLRVVTNNLNVASLLLSKTDFKVILAGGEVRNRDGGIIGEATLDFIQQFRLDFGILGISGIDFDGSLLDFDYHEVRVKQAIIENSRHVFLAVDHSKFGRNAMVKLGSISQIDTLFTDVAPPEEIQAILDNYQVALEVTGEL from the coding sequence GTGAAACAAATTCCAAGGCACCAGAAGATTACAGAATTAGTGAAAAAGCAAGGTTATGTCAGTACCGATGAACTTGTTGAACATTTTCAGGTGAGTCCGCAGACCATTCGCCGGGATCTGAATGAGTTGGCGGAGATGAATCAGATTCGCCGTTATCATGGTGGTGCAACCATGCCTCTCAGTTCGGAAAATACCTCTTACTCTTTGAGAAAGTCACAAAATTTTTCAGAAAAAGATCATATTGCTGAAGCACTTGTCAGGCATATTCCAGATCAGGCAACACTCTTTATTGATATCGGAACGACTCCGGAGGCCGTCGCAAGGGCATTGATCAAAAATCATAAGCAGCTGCGGGTTGTGACTAATAATCTGAATGTTGCCTCATTGTTGTTATCAAAAACCGATTTTAAAGTGATCCTGGCGGGTGGAGAGGTCCGTAACCGGGATGGGGGTATTATCGGAGAAGCCACATTGGATTTTATCCAGCAATTCCGGCTTGACTTTGGCATTTTAGGTATCAGCGGAATTGATTTTGATGGCTCTCTTCTGGACTTTGATTACCATGAAGTGCGCGTGAAACAGGCGATTATAGAGAATAGCCGGCATGTATTTCTCGCAGTTGATCATTCAAAGTTTGGCCGCAATGCGATGGTCAAATTAGGCAGTATCTCTCAGATCGACACTTTATTTACGGATGTGGCTCCGCCGGAGGAAATTCAGGCTATTCTTGATAATTATCAGGTTGCTTTAGAAGTGACTGGTGAGTTATGA
- the glpD gene encoding glycerol-3-phosphate dehydrogenase, translating into MNAVVQVSPVLDLIIVGGGINGAGIAADAAGRGLSVGLFEAKDYASATSSVSSKLIHGGLRYLEHYEFRLVSEALAEREVLLKKAPHIAFPMRFRLPHRPFLRPAWMIRCGLFLYDHLGHRTSLPASHKVDLSQSGFLKAEMKTGFEYSDCWVDDARLVLLNVLSAKENGAETRNYCHVKQAVRENGLWRVTIEDHLTGEIFERNAKALVNAAGPWVQEFFVQNLQLPSPKNIRLIKGSHLVVPKIHDEDQAYILQNRDGRIVFVIPYMDQFSIIGTTDVEYHENPREVAISDEETIYLLDIVNEHFCHQLSREDVIWTFSGVRPLCDDESNSPQAITRDYTLTLDDDNGQAPLLSVFGGKLTTYRKLGEAALDKLTPFFQSAGKPWTSSARLPGGNFSCSRQQLSQTIHQKYPWLDEQVIYRYVTQFGTNTWQLMADKSKLAHMGKCFSAGVYQSEIDYMVKHEQVKKGEDFLWRRTKLGLSLTAQEQQQITTYIERFCPDRTQKSELKLAE; encoded by the coding sequence ATGAATGCGGTGGTTCAGGTCAGTCCGGTTCTGGATTTAATCATTGTCGGCGGCGGTATTAACGGGGCGGGCATTGCCGCTGATGCGGCTGGCAGAGGATTATCTGTTGGTTTATTTGAGGCAAAGGATTATGCGTCGGCAACTTCTTCGGTCAGCTCAAAATTAATTCATGGCGGACTCAGATACCTCGAACATTATGAATTTCGTCTGGTTTCTGAGGCATTAGCGGAAAGAGAAGTGCTCTTGAAAAAAGCACCACATATTGCTTTTCCGATGCGCTTTCGTCTGCCACATCGCCCATTTCTCCGGCCGGCATGGATGATTCGTTGTGGTTTATTTTTGTATGATCATTTGGGTCACAGAACGTCATTACCTGCAAGTCATAAGGTTGATCTCAGTCAGTCCGGTTTTTTAAAAGCAGAAATGAAAACAGGTTTTGAATATTCAGACTGTTGGGTTGATGATGCGCGTCTGGTGCTGCTGAATGTTCTTTCTGCAAAAGAAAATGGTGCAGAGACCCGCAATTATTGCCATGTAAAGCAGGCTGTCAGAGAGAATGGCCTTTGGCGGGTGACCATTGAGGATCATCTGACCGGAGAAATTTTTGAAAGAAACGCTAAAGCACTGGTGAATGCTGCAGGCCCCTGGGTTCAGGAATTTTTTGTGCAGAATCTGCAATTACCCTCACCAAAGAATATTCGCCTGATTAAAGGCTCTCATCTGGTCGTGCCAAAAATTCATGATGAAGATCAGGCTTATATATTGCAGAACCGGGACGGCAGAATCGTCTTTGTAATTCCATATATGGATCAGTTTTCAATCATTGGGACGACAGATGTTGAATATCATGAGAATCCGCGTGAAGTTGCGATTTCTGATGAAGAGACCATTTATTTACTCGATATCGTGAACGAGCATTTTTGTCATCAGCTGAGCCGGGAGGATGTTATCTGGACGTTCAGTGGCGTCAGACCGCTGTGTGATGATGAATCAAACTCACCACAGGCTATTACAAGAGACTATACCCTGACACTTGACGATGATAATGGTCAGGCTCCTCTTTTGTCTGTTTTTGGCGGTAAGTTGACCACATACAGAAAACTGGGTGAAGCGGCGCTGGATAAATTGACGCCATTTTTTCAGTCAGCAGGAAAACCCTGGACATCCTCAGCCAGACTACCGGGTGGAAACTTTAGCTGCTCAAGGCAACAACTGAGTCAGACGATACATCAGAAATATCCGTGGCTGGATGAACAGGTGATTTACCGTTATGTCACTCAGTTTGGTACCAATACATGGCAGTTAATGGCTGATAAAAGTAAACTGGCTCATATGGGAAAATGCTTTTCGGCCGGTGTGTATCAGTCTGAAATTGATTATATGGTGAAGCATGAGCAAGTCAAAAAAGGGGAAGACTTTCTGTGGCGGCGAACTAAGCTTGGCCTGAGCCTGACAGCGCAGGAGCAGCAACAGATTACGACATATATTGAGCGTTTCTGTCCGGACAGAACACAGAAATCTGAACTTAAACTGGCAGAATAA
- a CDS encoding response regulator has product MTAKTRVMLIEDDIRASYTLESTINQDSRFEVVAVSETCTDALMQFQAFQPQLVFVDITLPDGNGLDIIRQLRDQDTDCHFIMTTAERETTTVEKAVQLGVIDYLVKPIRMSRISQALDDYARYKQKLVSASTVDQDDIDQLLRRSPVKTERRTPKGIDSTTLEALKKLLYNEKLHNFSAEDIGEKMNFSRVTARRYLEYLESEGILRLVLNYNTGGRPRRLYQMIE; this is encoded by the coding sequence ATGACAGCGAAAACCCGAGTCATGCTCATTGAAGATGACATTCGTGCCAGTTATACCCTTGAATCCACCATCAATCAGGATTCCCGTTTTGAGGTCGTTGCAGTCAGCGAGACCTGTACTGATGCGCTGATGCAGTTTCAGGCATTTCAGCCTCAACTCGTTTTTGTTGATATCACATTGCCCGATGGTAACGGGCTGGACATTATACGTCAGCTCCGGGATCAGGATACGGACTGTCACTTCATTATGACCACGGCAGAAAGAGAAACAACCACGGTGGAAAAAGCCGTTCAGCTTGGTGTGATTGATTATCTGGTAAAACCGATTCGTATGTCGCGAATCAGTCAGGCACTGGACGATTATGCCCGCTACAAACAGAAGCTGGTCAGCGCCTCAACCGTGGATCAGGATGATATTGACCAGCTGCTTCGGCGTTCACCGGTTAAAACAGAGCGAAGAACTCCGAAAGGTATCGACTCAACCACACTTGAAGCACTCAAGAAGCTGCTTTATAACGAGAAACTCCATAATTTTTCAGCTGAAGATATTGGGGAAAAAATGAATTTCAGCCGGGTGACCGCAAGACGTTATCTGGAATATCTGGAATCAGAAGGGATTCTCCGGTTAGTGTTAAACTACAACACTGGCGGACGACCCAGACGCCTGTATCAAATGATCGAATAA
- a CDS encoding ATP-binding protein — protein sequence MNNNQAMKLKSYLTLTTIATTSSIVILVTIAILYLLQDSYQTALEERGRELARVIAHDPKVIQAIDQKNNQLPTPQFSRYIESIRSRTDASFIVVVDKNAIRLSHPDERKVGQHFVGDDILPVLKNGEEYSTKALGSLGMAIRNFTPVYMNGHLIGAVCIGYLSSKISNIIFQQHIHIGLLIGLVYLLGLCTTVAFLWKMKRTFLDFEPEFIVNKFREHEMVFDSIRDAIIAVNQEMNITMINNSAIKLLSMGVLNRYDYKSHPLSDYSASLSHLLLENQGRYHQADFNIGKLKYKANIYPIKTAKGLIGHVIVFFANLTPNELEKELTYLKNYSELLRSKTHEYSNKLNVLSGMLQIGRYQESVEFIQQETDRYQTVINNIVQSVNDSAVAGLLLAKFNKASDMGVKFTIDPDTTLSSYHKQISEKLVTIIGNLTDNALLAAWQNRYGVTPEVWVYISDRGHYIMIEIQDNGTGVPEQIANRILEFGVSSKQSDEQSGIGLYLVKQLVDFFHGSLDWERTENDTTLFSIYLDKKETSDDSENPSHAH from the coding sequence ATGAACAACAATCAGGCTATGAAACTCAAAAGCTATCTGACACTGACAACTATTGCCACCACATCTTCCATTGTGATTCTTGTCACGATAGCCATTCTCTACCTGCTGCAAGACTCGTATCAAACTGCACTCGAAGAGCGGGGGCGTGAACTGGCAAGAGTTATCGCGCATGACCCGAAAGTCATTCAGGCAATCGACCAGAAAAACAATCAGCTGCCAACACCGCAGTTCAGCCGTTATATTGAATCAATCCGGTCACGCACAGATGCCTCATTTATCGTTGTGGTTGATAAAAATGCAATTCGCTTAAGCCATCCGGATGAACGAAAAGTCGGCCAGCATTTTGTCGGAGATGATATCCTGCCGGTTTTAAAAAATGGTGAAGAGTACAGTACCAAAGCCCTGGGTTCTCTGGGCATGGCAATCCGCAACTTCACACCGGTTTATATGAATGGTCATTTGATCGGCGCTGTCTGCATTGGTTATCTTTCTTCAAAAATATCAAATATTATTTTTCAGCAGCATATTCATATTGGTCTGCTGATAGGACTGGTCTATCTGCTCGGTTTGTGTACCACGGTTGCTTTTCTGTGGAAAATGAAACGGACTTTTCTGGATTTCGAGCCGGAGTTCATTGTCAACAAATTCCGGGAACATGAAATGGTCTTTGACAGTATCCGCGATGCCATCATTGCTGTGAATCAGGAGATGAATATCACCATGATTAACAACAGTGCCATCAAACTGCTGTCGATGGGGGTTTTGAACCGGTATGACTATAAGAGCCATCCCTTGTCAGACTATTCTGCTTCTCTCAGCCATCTCCTGTTAGAAAATCAGGGCCGGTATCATCAGGCCGATTTCAATATCGGAAAACTCAAATATAAAGCCAATATTTATCCAATCAAAACCGCCAAAGGATTAATCGGCCATGTCATTGTCTTCTTCGCTAACCTGACACCGAATGAACTTGAGAAAGAACTGACTTATCTGAAAAACTATTCCGAGTTGTTGCGCAGTAAAACACACGAGTATTCAAATAAACTGAATGTACTCTCCGGAATGCTGCAAATTGGTCGTTATCAGGAGTCGGTTGAATTTATCCAACAGGAAACGGATCGCTATCAAACAGTGATTAATAACATCGTTCAGTCTGTCAACGACAGTGCTGTCGCCGGATTACTTTTGGCTAAATTTAATAAAGCATCAGATATGGGGGTGAAATTTACCATCGACCCGGACACAACCCTCTCCAGTTATCATAAACAGATTTCTGAAAAACTGGTCACGATTATTGGTAACCTGACAGACAACGCCTTGCTGGCCGCATGGCAAAACCGCTATGGTGTCACCCCCGAAGTCTGGGTATACATTAGTGACCGCGGGCACTATATTATGATTGAAATTCAGGATAATGGGACCGGTGTTCCCGAACAGATAGCCAACCGTATTCTTGAATTTGGCGTCAGTTCAAAACAAAGTGATGAACAAAGTGGTATAGGTTTATATCTTGTTAAACAGTTGGTTGACTTCTTTCATGGCAGCCTTGACTGGGAACGGACAGAAAATGACACAACATTATTCAGCATTTATTTAGATAAAAAAGAAACTTCAGATGACAGCGAAAACCCGAGTCATGCTCATTGA
- a CDS encoding anaerobic C4-dicarboxylate transporter, whose translation MFYVHMMLLLIIIFVGIRHGGIAFGLLGGLGVTILAFVFGITPGHPPISVMLIILSVVAASATLEATGGLKLLVRFAEKLMRKHPNQIVFLGPLCTYSLTVLVGTGHSVYPLLPVIYDVAYKRGIRPERPMAISSVASQMGITASPIAAAAAVVMATAVDNHLDIGLVDVLMVTIPATFCGLMAACTWSLKRGKDLDKDPEFKERCKDPEFVKELEDEGPADGSDDGIDKNAKKGLTIFILGIATVVFVAMFGKDLGLLPKGVKMSVGIQFLMLAVGAIILITTNIQPKRIVHSNVFIAGMTAVIIIFGIAWMSDTIISFHKAYLIDMVRDIVHSHPWAFAIAMFVVSIFLKSQAAVLTIMLPLGFSLGIPPKVLIGVLPACYAYFFFPFYPSDLAAITFDRTGTTRIGKYVLNHSFIIPGFIGVITATVVGYFISMAVHQTF comes from the coding sequence ATGTTTTATGTGCATATGATGTTGCTGCTTATCATCATTTTTGTTGGTATCCGGCATGGTGGCATCGCATTTGGTTTGCTGGGAGGATTAGGTGTTACTATCCTGGCATTTGTTTTTGGTATCACTCCCGGACATCCACCTATCAGTGTGATGCTCATTATATTGTCTGTTGTCGCAGCATCCGCAACCCTGGAAGCGACCGGTGGTTTGAAACTTCTGGTCAGGTTTGCAGAAAAATTAATGCGAAAACATCCAAACCAGATTGTATTTCTTGGTCCTTTATGTACCTATTCACTCACCGTTCTTGTCGGCACCGGTCATTCTGTTTACCCACTTTTACCGGTTATTTACGACGTCGCTTATAAGAGAGGTATCCGGCCGGAAAGACCAATGGCAATTTCATCCGTGGCATCACAGATGGGCATTACGGCAAGTCCAATCGCTGCAGCCGCAGCCGTGGTCATGGCGACAGCCGTGGATAATCATCTGGACATCGGTTTGGTTGATGTTCTGATGGTCACCATTCCTGCAACTTTCTGTGGTTTAATGGCTGCTTGTACCTGGAGTCTGAAACGCGGTAAAGACCTGGACAAAGATCCTGAGTTTAAAGAGCGTTGTAAAGATCCTGAATTCGTCAAAGAGCTTGAAGACGAAGGTCCGGCTGATGGCAGTGATGACGGCATTGATAAAAATGCGAAGAAAGGCTTAACTATCTTTATTCTTGGCATTGCAACAGTGGTCTTTGTTGCAATGTTTGGTAAAGATCTGGGCTTACTGCCAAAAGGCGTGAAAATGTCTGTGGGTATTCAGTTCCTGATGCTGGCTGTCGGTGCAATCATTCTGATTACCACCAATATTCAGCCTAAGCGTATTGTTCACAGTAATGTGTTTATTGCCGGGATGACCGCAGTTATCATCATCTTCGGAATTGCCTGGATGAGTGATACGATCATCAGCTTCCACAAAGCTTATCTGATTGATATGGTGCGTGACATTGTACATTCCCATCCATGGGCATTTGCAATCGCAATGTTTGTCGTCTCCATCTTCCTGAAAAGTCAGGCAGCGGTGTTAACCATCATGTTACCTTTGGGTTTCTCCCTGGGAATTCCGCCGAAGGTGCTGATTGGCGTATTACCGGCTTGCTACGCTTACTTCTTCTTCCCGTTCTACCCCAGCGACCTGGCTGCGATTACCTTTGACCGCACGGGAACAACCCGAATCGGGAAGTACGTATTAAATCACAGCTTTATCATTCCGGGATTCATCGGTGTCATCACAGCAACTGTGGTCGGCTACTTTATTTCAATGGCTGTTCACCAAACGTTTTGA
- the frdD gene encoding fumarate reductase subunit FrdD, translating to MINQNPKRSDEPIWWGLFGAGGTWFAMISPVTILVVGLLLPLGIINPDAFSYENMTHFMANIFGALFTIGTLALPIWHAMHRVHHGMHDLKFHTGTAGKVACYAFAFLVSALAVVFVLMVG from the coding sequence ATGATAAATCAAAATCCTAAACGTTCAGATGAACCTATCTGGTGGGGACTGTTTGGTGCAGGCGGAACATGGTTTGCCATGATATCTCCCGTAACCATTCTGGTTGTCGGACTGTTGTTACCTCTCGGAATCATCAATCCGGATGCATTCAGTTATGAAAACATGACCCATTTCATGGCAAATATCTTCGGTGCCTTATTTACTATCGGCACACTGGCGTTACCAATCTGGCATGCCATGCACCGTGTTCACCATGGTATGCATGATCTGAAATTCCATACGGGTACTGCCGGTAAAGTGGCGTGCTATGCATTTGCTTTTTTAGTATCTGCACTCGCTGTCGTATTTGTGTTGATGGTTGGATGA
- the frdC gene encoding fumarate reductase subunit FrdC, which produces MSHRKPYIREVKRTWWKSLSFYRFYMLREATVLPLIFFTLCLLFGLISLVKGPESWQHWLNFMSSPIVIILNMIALLGSLFHAQTFFSMLPQVVPVRIKGKLLNKKIIVLGQWAATLVISLVILALV; this is translated from the coding sequence ATGAGTCACCGTAAACCTTATATCCGCGAAGTCAAAAGAACGTGGTGGAAGAGTCTTTCTTTCTACCGTTTTTATATGCTTCGTGAAGCGACTGTACTTCCGCTGATTTTCTTTACCCTGTGCCTGTTATTCGGATTAATCAGTCTGGTAAAAGGACCTGAATCGTGGCAGCACTGGCTGAACTTCATGTCCAGCCCAATCGTCATTATCCTGAATATGATTGCCCTGCTCGGCAGCTTGTTCCATGCGCAAACTTTCTTCAGCATGCTGCCTCAGGTGGTTCCTGTCCGGATCAAAGGCAAACTTTTAAATAAGAAAATTATTGTTCTGGGACAATGGGCAGCAACCCTTGTTATTTCACTCGTCATTCTGGCGCTTGTTTAA
- a CDS encoding succinate dehydrogenase/fumarate reductase iron-sulfur subunit has protein sequence MSANRIQSVEILRYDPEKDQEPYLQKFSVPYDETMSVLDALTYIKDHLDKNLSYRWSCRMAICGSCGMMVNGIPKLACKTFLREYPDGLKIEPLANFPIEKDLIVDMTPFIERLEAIKPYILGNDRKPEDGANLQTPAQLAKYKQFAACINCGLCYAACPQFGLNPEFIGPAALTLAHRYNLDSRDHGKAERMKIINGENGAWGCTFVGFCSEVCPKNVDPAAAVNQGKVESSVDFVIAMLKPQEEA, from the coding sequence ATGTCAGCGAACCGAATTCAATCAGTTGAGATTCTTCGTTACGATCCTGAGAAGGATCAGGAACCTTATTTGCAAAAATTCAGTGTGCCCTATGATGAAACGATGTCAGTACTGGATGCACTCACGTATATCAAAGATCATCTGGATAAAAACCTGTCTTACCGCTGGTCATGCCGAATGGCTATCTGTGGCTCCTGCGGCATGATGGTCAATGGCATTCCTAAACTTGCCTGTAAAACATTTCTGCGGGAGTATCCGGATGGCCTGAAAATTGAGCCTTTAGCCAACTTCCCTATCGAGAAAGATTTAATCGTCGATATGACGCCATTTATCGAGCGTTTAGAAGCGATTAAACCTTACATTCTCGGTAATGACCGGAAGCCGGAAGATGGTGCGAACCTGCAAACGCCAGCACAGTTGGCTAAATACAAGCAGTTCGCTGCCTGTATCAACTGTGGACTTTGCTATGCGGCTTGTCCGCAGTTTGGTTTGAACCCAGAGTTCATCGGACCTGCGGCCCTGACTTTGGCACATCGCTATAATCTGGATAGCCGTGATCACGGTAAAGCCGAACGTATGAAGATTATTAACGGTGAAAATGGCGCCTGGGGATGTACATTTGTTGGCTTCTGTTCTGAGGTTTGCCCTAAAAATGTTGACCCGGCAGCGGCAGTGAACCAGGGAAAAGTCGAATCGTCGGTCGATTTTGTGATTGCCATGCTGAAACCTCAGGAGGAAGCATAA